The Mycolicibacterium smegmatis genome has a window encoding:
- a CDS encoding zinc-binding dehydrogenase: MTLASGTGRIARFDEPGKPFEIQTVPVPQVGPGEILIRVTRANICGSDVHAWHGTFATRGLGGQLPTVLGHEMVGVVAVLGDDVHSDSDGRPLEVGTRVVFPYFFCCHTCRNCLAGRRNACVNLKMAMLGRADEPPHFVGGYADYFLLPAKAVVYTVPDSVSDEIAAGANCALSQVMYGLERVDLQLGETVVVQGAGALGLYAVAVAKARGAKTVIAIDGVPERLELAKAFGADEVIDITATTDKDRVKIVRRLTDRQGADVVVEVVGHPSAIDEGLKLLGQFGRYVEIGNINIGKTFEFDPSRFVFANKTMVGVSLYDPAVLSRALTFLAEYQDRLPFDRLAAACYRLEDINDAFSAAENKRDVRASIVP, from the coding sequence GTTCGAGATCCAGACGGTCCCCGTTCCGCAGGTCGGCCCCGGTGAGATCCTCATCCGGGTGACACGCGCCAACATCTGCGGATCCGATGTGCACGCGTGGCACGGCACCTTCGCCACGCGCGGACTCGGTGGGCAGCTGCCGACCGTACTGGGCCACGAAATGGTCGGTGTGGTGGCGGTTCTGGGTGACGATGTGCACAGCGATTCCGACGGGCGTCCGCTCGAGGTGGGCACCCGGGTGGTGTTCCCCTACTTCTTCTGCTGCCACACGTGCCGCAACTGCCTGGCCGGGCGGCGCAACGCCTGCGTGAACCTGAAGATGGCGATGCTCGGCCGCGCCGACGAACCCCCGCACTTCGTCGGCGGCTACGCCGATTACTTCCTGCTGCCCGCGAAAGCGGTGGTCTACACCGTGCCCGACTCGGTGTCCGACGAGATCGCCGCAGGCGCCAACTGTGCGCTGTCGCAGGTGATGTACGGCCTCGAACGGGTGGACCTGCAACTCGGTGAGACCGTCGTGGTGCAGGGTGCGGGTGCTCTGGGGCTCTACGCCGTCGCCGTCGCGAAAGCGCGCGGGGCCAAGACCGTGATCGCCATCGACGGGGTGCCCGAGCGCCTGGAGTTGGCCAAGGCCTTCGGCGCCGACGAGGTCATCGACATCACGGCCACCACCGACAAGGACAGGGTCAAGATCGTTCGCCGGCTCACCGACAGGCAGGGCGCCGACGTGGTGGTCGAGGTGGTCGGCCATCCGTCGGCCATCGACGAGGGCCTCAAACTGCTCGGCCAGTTCGGCCGTTACGTCGAGATCGGGAACATCAACATCGGCAAGACGTTCGAGTTCGACCCGTCGCGGTTCGTCTTCGCCAACAAGACCATGGTCGGTGTCTCCCTCTACGATCCCGCGGTGCTGTCACGCGCGCTGACCTTCCTGGCGGAATACCAGGACCGTCTTCCCTTCGACCGGTTGGCCGCCGCGTGCTACCGCCTCGAAGACATCAACGATGCGTTCTCGGCGGCCGAGAACAAGCGCGACGTGCGCGCCAGTATCGTGCCCTGA
- a CDS encoding enoyl-CoA hydratase-related protein — protein sequence MTASEPLLIGASGAAQMWTINLPQVGNAITGSDFIRAFEDAVDAANRDTTVGAVILTGSGKIFSAGGNVKEMADREGMFGLNAIDQRFAYVDGIQRIPRALARLEVPIIAAVNGAAVGAGFDLAMMCDIRVASERASFAESFVQLGLVPGDGGTWFLQRAIGYERAAEMTFTGDRVDAATALDWGLVSRVVPHDELLSAAQDLAARIVRNPSRALRMAKRLLQESRTGVLESTLGMAAAMQPLAHHDGEHARRIEKWRSA from the coding sequence ATGACCGCATCGGAGCCTCTGCTGATCGGTGCCTCCGGCGCCGCCCAGATGTGGACGATCAATCTTCCGCAGGTCGGAAATGCCATCACCGGCAGCGATTTCATCCGCGCCTTCGAGGACGCCGTCGACGCCGCCAACCGCGACACCACGGTGGGTGCGGTGATACTCACCGGGTCCGGCAAGATCTTCTCCGCGGGCGGCAACGTCAAGGAGATGGCCGACCGCGAAGGCATGTTCGGTCTGAACGCCATCGACCAGCGGTTCGCCTACGTGGACGGGATCCAGCGCATCCCGAGGGCACTGGCGCGTCTGGAGGTGCCGATCATCGCCGCGGTCAACGGTGCCGCCGTCGGCGCCGGTTTCGACCTGGCCATGATGTGCGACATCCGGGTGGCCTCCGAACGGGCCTCGTTCGCCGAGAGTTTCGTGCAGTTGGGGCTGGTACCGGGTGACGGCGGGACGTGGTTCTTGCAACGCGCGATCGGCTACGAACGCGCGGCCGAGATGACGTTCACCGGTGACCGGGTCGACGCCGCGACCGCGCTCGACTGGGGTCTGGTCAGCCGCGTCGTCCCGCACGACGAACTGCTCTCTGCGGCCCAGGATCTGGCCGCGCGGATCGTGCGCAATCCGTCGCGCGCACTGCGCATGGCCAAGCGTCTCCTGCAGGAGTCGCGCACCGGCGTGCTCGAATCCACGCTCGGGATGGCCGCGGCCATGCAGCCACTGGCGCACCACGACGGCGAGCACGCCCGCCGCATCGAGAAATGGCGCAGCGCCTGA
- a CDS encoding SDR family NAD(P)-dependent oxidoreductase, protein MSQARETFGGGVAVITGAGAGIGAGLARYAHRLGMTVVLADVDEAAAATLRDELRSDGGTAVAEKCDVRDPDAVADLADRTYRDLGPVRLLVNNAGVEQFGYLWDTPVANWNRVMDINVSGVFHGVRAFLPKMMAHGSPAWVWNLSSIGGVAAVPLQAPYIISKHAVLALTECLRLEVQLAGHDDHVHVQAVLPGAVKSNIFEAAGGVDSGQDGADVNAAESQREAMLDIKAAAMDPIDAAEAIFEQSARGAFYLLTQPEYVGSAMAERAQVLISQVPPQLRTERRFDPAKH, encoded by the coding sequence ATGAGCCAGGCACGCGAAACCTTCGGTGGCGGTGTCGCGGTCATCACCGGCGCCGGCGCGGGTATCGGCGCCGGTCTCGCCCGGTACGCCCACCGGTTGGGCATGACCGTGGTGCTCGCCGATGTCGACGAGGCCGCCGCGGCGACCCTGCGCGACGAGCTGCGGTCCGATGGCGGCACGGCCGTGGCCGAGAAGTGTGACGTGCGTGATCCCGACGCGGTCGCCGACCTCGCCGACCGGACCTACCGGGACCTCGGTCCGGTCCGCCTTCTGGTGAACAATGCCGGCGTCGAACAGTTCGGATATCTCTGGGACACCCCGGTGGCGAACTGGAACCGGGTGATGGACATCAACGTCAGCGGCGTCTTCCACGGCGTGCGCGCGTTCCTGCCGAAGATGATGGCGCACGGGTCCCCTGCCTGGGTGTGGAACCTGTCCTCCATAGGCGGTGTGGCCGCGGTCCCGTTGCAGGCGCCGTACATCATCAGCAAGCACGCTGTGCTCGCACTGACGGAATGCCTGCGGCTGGAGGTGCAGTTGGCCGGTCACGACGATCACGTGCACGTGCAGGCGGTGCTGCCGGGTGCGGTGAAGTCGAACATCTTCGAGGCAGCGGGCGGGGTGGACTCCGGGCAGGACGGCGCCGACGTGAACGCGGCCGAGTCGCAGCGCGAGGCGATGCTCGACATCAAGGCCGCCGCAATGGATCCCATCGACGCGGCAGAGGCGATCTTCGAGCAGTCGGCGCGCGGGGCGTTCTACCTGCTGACCCAACCCGAGTATGTCGGCTCGGCCATGGCCGAACGCGCTCAGGTGCTGATCTCACAGGTGCCTCCGCAGCTTCGTACCGAGCGCCGCTTCGATCCGGCCAAGCACTGA
- a CDS encoding acyl-CoA dehydrogenase family protein, with product MPIPRLVPALDTEPADATALRAEVRAFLDEQRAAGTFTPAVDAWLCGWDEKFTTALADRGWLGMTVPKEYGGHGRSFLQRFVVTEELLAAGAPVAAHWIADRQIVPSLLKYGTERQKQEFLPRIAAGQCFFGIGMSEPDSGSDLASVRTRAVQVDGGWRLTGTKVWTSGAHRAHAFIVLARTAPVDPAHRHAGLSQFIVRFDGPGVEVRPIISMNGGHHFNEVILDDAFVPDDMVFGQIGNGWQQVTSELSFERSGPERLLSTFVLLAQTTDNMARQRISRDADLGRLVARIAGLHHMSMAVAGALERHEPADVPAAVVKVLGTTTEGDIADFADLHRGDHGALPQQARDLITAAVDQRPGFTLRGGTNEVLRGVIARGLGLR from the coding sequence ATGCCCATTCCCCGTCTCGTTCCTGCGCTGGACACCGAACCCGCCGACGCCACCGCACTGCGCGCCGAGGTCCGCGCCTTTCTCGATGAGCAGCGCGCCGCGGGCACGTTCACCCCCGCTGTGGACGCGTGGCTGTGCGGATGGGACGAAAAGTTCACCACCGCGCTGGCCGACCGAGGCTGGCTGGGTATGACGGTCCCGAAAGAATATGGCGGCCACGGACGTTCGTTCCTGCAACGATTCGTGGTCACCGAGGAACTGCTGGCCGCGGGGGCGCCCGTGGCCGCGCACTGGATCGCCGACCGGCAGATCGTCCCGTCACTGCTGAAGTACGGAACCGAACGACAGAAACAGGAGTTCCTGCCCCGGATCGCCGCCGGGCAGTGCTTCTTCGGCATCGGGATGAGCGAACCGGATTCCGGGTCCGATCTGGCCAGCGTGCGGACCAGGGCCGTGCAGGTCGACGGCGGATGGCGGCTGACCGGCACCAAGGTGTGGACGTCGGGCGCGCACCGCGCACACGCGTTCATCGTGCTGGCCCGCACCGCGCCCGTCGACCCGGCGCACCGCCACGCCGGGCTCAGCCAGTTCATCGTGCGCTTCGACGGTCCGGGTGTCGAAGTACGCCCGATCATTTCGATGAACGGCGGCCACCACTTCAACGAGGTGATCCTCGACGACGCGTTCGTCCCCGACGACATGGTGTTCGGGCAGATCGGCAACGGCTGGCAGCAGGTCACCTCCGAACTCAGCTTCGAGCGCAGCGGCCCGGAACGCCTGCTGTCGACATTCGTGCTGCTGGCGCAGACCACCGACAACATGGCGCGGCAACGGATCAGCCGCGACGCGGATCTCGGTCGCCTGGTCGCGCGCATCGCCGGCCTGCACCACATGTCGATGGCGGTGGCCGGGGCGTTGGAACGCCACGAACCCGCCGATGTGCCTGCCGCCGTGGTGAAGGTGCTGGGCACCACCACCGAGGGTGACATCGCGGACTTCGCCGACCTGCACCGCGGCGACCACGGTGCCCTGCCGCAGCAGGCGCGGGATCTGATCACCGCCGCGGTGGACCAGCGTCCCGGGTTCACCCTGCGCGGCGGAACCAACGAGGTGCTGCGCGGTGTGATCGCGCGGGGATTGGGGTTGCGATGA
- a CDS encoding acyl-CoA dehydrogenase family protein: protein MTVDAELVAMMNAVFADHRTAHGPTAGPELWDQLRTLGLARLTGAEESGGSGAGWHEAAELMAAAVRSGVRVGLPEHDLLACWLLEVAGIAVDDKTRTVALLDESGTATAVPWASTAQRIVLVRRTQTGEHAVSDVDTGQVRITAGANMIGEPRDTVSAAVPADGATVSEATVTTLHLKAALVRAVQVCAAMDTILELAVEHSSSRIQFGRPLAKFQAIQHMISDIAAEATLARTATEAALTAAVGTTWSAPHLEFLVAVARSCCGHAASVVVRNAHQVFGAIGTTAEHRLHEYTRAALAWRGEFGSVRSWDERVTTAALQAGGAGLWELITS, encoded by the coding sequence ATGACCGTCGACGCCGAACTGGTCGCGATGATGAACGCGGTGTTCGCCGATCACCGCACGGCACACGGTCCCACCGCCGGCCCCGAATTGTGGGACCAGCTGAGGACTCTGGGTCTGGCTCGTCTCACGGGCGCCGAAGAGAGCGGCGGCAGCGGAGCGGGCTGGCACGAGGCCGCCGAACTGATGGCGGCGGCCGTGCGTTCCGGTGTGCGCGTGGGACTTCCCGAGCACGACCTGCTGGCCTGCTGGCTGCTCGAGGTCGCCGGAATTGCCGTCGACGACAAAACCCGGACCGTCGCCCTGCTCGACGAATCGGGCACGGCGACCGCGGTGCCGTGGGCGTCCACCGCGCAGCGGATCGTGCTGGTGCGGCGGACCCAGACGGGCGAGCACGCGGTTTCCGACGTGGACACCGGCCAGGTGCGGATCACGGCCGGTGCCAACATGATCGGCGAGCCACGCGACACCGTGTCCGCCGCCGTGCCTGCCGATGGGGCCACCGTGTCCGAGGCGACGGTGACCACACTGCACCTCAAGGCGGCCCTGGTGCGCGCCGTCCAGGTCTGCGCCGCGATGGACACGATCCTCGAACTCGCAGTGGAGCACTCCTCGTCGCGCATCCAGTTCGGTCGGCCCCTGGCCAAGTTCCAGGCGATCCAGCACATGATCTCCGACATCGCCGCCGAGGCGACGCTGGCCCGGACCGCCACCGAAGCCGCCCTCACCGCGGCAGTCGGCACGACGTGGTCGGCGCCGCACCTGGAATTCCTGGTCGCAGTGGCGCGGTCGTGCTGCGGGCACGCGGCGTCGGTGGTGGTCCGCAACGCCCACCAGGTGTTCGGCGCGATCGGTACCACGGCCGAACACAGGTTGCACGAGTACACGCGCGCCGCCCTGGCCTGGCGGGGCGAGTTCGGTTCCGTGCGGTCGTGGGACGAACGGGTCACGACAGCGGCCTTGCAGGCGGGCGGGGCCGGACTGTGGGAGCTCATCACCAGCTGA
- a CDS encoding FAD-binding protein: MPTGRDYDVIIVGFGAAGASAAIEAADRGARVLVLDRGYGGGATAYSGGIVYAGAGTPEQRAGGYSDSVENMRAYLGQEVAGAVKPETLARFCEQSPALLEWLKAQGVPFRGGAVPSYKTSYPTDDNYLYYSGNEKAYPYVDHAQPAPRGHRVLAPGMSSGRVLFERLRDSALAKGVHFTPLAHVHSLIQDEDGRVTGVRYTVTDPRHRNARRHRRIAKATGKLGTWMPRAVAGAVARGERLRAEAGVEAHATAGAVILAAGGFINNRDWVSRYAPEFLKISPLGTVGDDGTGIRLGLDAGGVTDKMGNVTAWRFLSPPSAFLEGLTVGADGRRIANEDLYGAAHGSVLMREFGGTGWAIYDAATWRKIKHQITEQTQVFQRLQIWYLRTIGHKKAATIEGIAAKNGIDAAALRKTVDEYNRRIAGGAGDPAHKDPSLCPPMERGPFYSIDISADSSLFYPIPGLTLGGLVVDEDTGAVVHRDGGVVPGLYAAGRTAVGVCSNSYVSGLSISDCVFSGRRAGADAVAKI; the protein is encoded by the coding sequence ATGCCGACAGGTCGTGACTACGACGTCATCATCGTGGGGTTCGGCGCCGCAGGCGCGTCCGCCGCGATCGAGGCCGCCGACCGCGGCGCCCGTGTGCTGGTGCTCGACCGAGGCTACGGCGGCGGCGCCACGGCCTACTCGGGCGGCATCGTCTACGCCGGTGCGGGAACACCCGAGCAGCGCGCGGGCGGCTACTCCGACAGCGTGGAGAACATGCGCGCCTACCTCGGGCAGGAGGTGGCCGGTGCCGTCAAACCCGAGACCCTGGCCCGGTTCTGTGAGCAGAGCCCGGCACTGCTCGAGTGGCTCAAGGCCCAGGGCGTGCCGTTCCGGGGCGGGGCGGTGCCGTCGTACAAGACCTCGTACCCCACCGACGACAACTACCTCTACTACTCGGGCAACGAAAAGGCCTACCCCTACGTCGATCACGCGCAACCCGCCCCACGAGGCCATCGCGTGCTCGCACCGGGCATGAGTTCCGGGCGGGTGCTTTTCGAGCGCCTCCGGGATTCCGCGCTGGCCAAGGGTGTGCACTTCACGCCGCTGGCGCACGTACATTCGCTGATCCAGGACGAAGACGGCAGGGTCACCGGTGTCCGGTACACGGTCACCGACCCCAGGCACCGCAACGCGCGTCGGCACCGGCGCATCGCCAAGGCCACGGGCAAGCTGGGCACCTGGATGCCCAGAGCGGTCGCCGGGGCCGTGGCCCGAGGCGAGCGCCTGCGCGCCGAGGCCGGTGTCGAGGCGCACGCGACCGCAGGCGCGGTGATCCTCGCCGCGGGCGGGTTCATCAACAACCGCGACTGGGTCAGCCGTTATGCGCCGGAATTCCTGAAGATCTCGCCACTGGGCACCGTCGGCGACGACGGCACCGGGATCCGGTTGGGACTCGACGCCGGGGGAGTGACCGACAAGATGGGCAACGTCACGGCCTGGCGGTTCCTGTCGCCGCCCAGTGCGTTCCTGGAGGGGCTGACCGTGGGGGCGGACGGGCGACGGATCGCCAACGAGGATCTCTACGGCGCCGCGCACGGTAGCGTGCTCATGCGCGAGTTCGGCGGTACCGGATGGGCGATCTACGACGCCGCCACCTGGCGGAAGATCAAACACCAGATCACCGAACAGACCCAGGTGTTCCAGCGACTGCAGATCTGGTACCTGCGGACCATAGGCCACAAGAAGGCGGCCACCATCGAGGGCATCGCGGCCAAGAACGGCATCGACGCCGCGGCGCTGCGCAAGACCGTCGACGAGTACAACCGTAGAATCGCCGGCGGGGCAGGTGATCCCGCACACAAAGATCCGTCGCTGTGCCCACCGATGGAGCGGGGACCGTTCTACTCCATCGACATCTCCGCCGATTCCTCGCTGTTCTACCCGATTCCGGGGCTGACGTTGGGCGGTCTGGTGGTCGACGAGGACACCGGAGCGGTGGTGCACCGCGACGGCGGGGTGGTGCCGGGCCTCTACGCTGCGGGCCGGACCGCGGTCGGTGTGTGCTCCAACAGCTACGTCAGCGGGTTGTCGATCTCCGATTGCGTGTTCAGCGGTCGGCGGGCCGGCGCGGACGCCGTCGCGAAAATCTAG
- a CDS encoding alpha/beta hydrolase, translating into MTTSPPSPPQGPPLDPDAAARIAGFGKPAPVRDRGLETVRAAIESAPLPSDMPPMAEIVDRTVPASDREIGVRVYRPEQVGHDGAPVILHFHGGGLVMGSVHSFEPLARGLAAAAGAVVVAVDYRLAPEYPPPAQFDDAYAATEWVARHAEELGVDARRLVVAGDSAGGGLAAAVALAARDHGGPAIFAQVLLYPGLDRDMGAQSIVEMPDAPMLSRDDILYMHDLADIGAGSPHDPYRVPAYADDLRGLPQAIVVTGECDPIRDWGERYADRLRAARVQTTLTRYPGMYHGFLMRYEATARGRLALAETGALLRAKFADPLPFAG; encoded by the coding sequence ATGACCACCTCACCACCGAGCCCGCCGCAGGGCCCGCCCCTCGACCCCGACGCCGCCGCCCGCATCGCCGGGTTCGGCAAGCCCGCCCCGGTCCGTGACCGGGGACTGGAAACCGTGCGCGCGGCGATCGAATCGGCCCCGCTGCCAAGCGATATGCCACCGATGGCCGAAATCGTCGACCGGACCGTGCCTGCATCCGATCGTGAGATCGGCGTGCGGGTGTACCGGCCCGAGCAGGTCGGGCACGACGGGGCCCCGGTCATCCTGCACTTCCACGGCGGCGGGCTGGTGATGGGCAGCGTGCATTCGTTCGAACCGCTGGCCCGCGGGCTCGCGGCGGCCGCAGGGGCGGTCGTGGTGGCCGTCGACTACCGGTTGGCCCCGGAATACCCGCCGCCCGCCCAGTTCGACGACGCGTACGCCGCGACCGAATGGGTGGCCCGGCACGCCGAAGAACTCGGTGTCGATGCCCGTCGCCTCGTGGTCGCCGGCGACAGCGCCGGTGGTGGGCTGGCGGCCGCGGTGGCCCTGGCCGCACGCGACCACGGCGGGCCCGCCATCTTCGCCCAGGTGCTGCTCTACCCGGGCCTCGACCGCGACATGGGCGCACAGTCCATCGTCGAGATGCCCGACGCACCGATGTTGTCGCGTGACGACATCCTGTACATGCACGATCTGGCCGACATCGGCGCGGGCAGCCCGCACGACCCGTACCGTGTTCCGGCCTATGCCGACGACCTGCGCGGTCTGCCCCAGGCGATCGTGGTCACCGGTGAGTGCGACCCGATCCGGGACTGGGGCGAGCGCTACGCGGACCGGCTTCGCGCCGCGCGTGTGCAGACCACCCTCACCCGCTATCCCGGTATGTACCACGGCTTTTTGATGCGCTACGAGGCCACCGCACGCGGGCGTCTGGCACTGGCCGAAACCGGTGCTCTGCTGCGTGCGAAGTTCGCCGATCCCCTGCCCTTCGCGGGCTGA
- a CDS encoding nuclear transport factor 2 family protein, which yields MTNEITLPEVQEFIARFWYHYDQGQFDVLAGFIADEMEYVSRSDSGTCPFEELLAAELHGGADTLAWLRQHRDENPYPLRHHATNIFRTGTESGPQGEVTKVRFYLYVNQVTNNVPFDVSSGVVDAGIRRTDDGLVFTSLTVILDAEDSIPFAEHRAKSATPAGA from the coding sequence ATGACCAACGAGATCACGCTCCCCGAAGTCCAGGAGTTCATCGCCCGGTTCTGGTACCACTACGACCAGGGTCAATTCGATGTGCTTGCCGGGTTCATCGCCGACGAGATGGAGTACGTCAGCAGGTCGGACTCAGGCACCTGCCCGTTCGAGGAGCTCTTGGCCGCCGAACTGCACGGCGGCGCCGACACTTTGGCGTGGTTGCGGCAACACCGCGACGAAAACCCGTACCCGTTGCGCCATCACGCCACCAACATCTTCCGCACGGGCACCGAATCCGGACCCCAGGGAGAGGTCACCAAGGTCCGCTTCTACCTGTACGTCAACCAGGTGACCAACAACGTGCCCTTCGATGTGTCCTCCGGTGTGGTCGACGCGGGCATCCGGCGCACGGACGACGGCCTGGTGTTCACATCGTTGACGGTGATCCTCGACGCCGAGGATTCGATCCCGTTCGCCGAGCACCGGGCGAAGTCGGCAACACCGGCGGGCGCATGA
- a CDS encoding aldehyde dehydrogenase family protein: MTNHEYDRTTLYIDGQWVAPAATGTIDVVDPATEEVIGHVPGGTEADVDVAVAAARRAFDPLIGVDERRQRLDAVITAMEKRLPQIAETITREMGAPIRISQTVQTQVPLAVARGFADALADFEFSERIGNSLVVREPYGVVSAITPWNYPLYQVVAKVLPAIAAGCTVVLKPSNEAPLSVFEFVEALDDAGLPPGVVNLVSGPGSVIGERMAAHPDVDFVSFTGSTEVGARVGELAVRNVKKVALELGGKSANVILDGADLATAVKVGVGNAFLNGGQTCMAWTRMLVPLSRYSEALDLVAAAVAKYTVGDPWDPATRIGPSASQRQFETVLGFIERASRDGARLVAGGPEKIRDTGYYVAPTVFADVLPDSELGQEEVFGPVLAVIPFRDSDEALEIANGTPYGLSGAVWAADDDTAIAFARQVQTGQLDINGGKYNPAAPFGGYKKSGVGRELGRFGFEEYLQTKSLQLP, encoded by the coding sequence ATGACCAATCACGAGTACGACCGCACCACCCTCTACATCGACGGCCAGTGGGTGGCGCCTGCGGCAACGGGCACCATCGACGTCGTCGACCCGGCCACCGAAGAGGTCATCGGCCACGTCCCGGGCGGCACCGAGGCCGACGTGGACGTCGCCGTGGCCGCGGCCCGTCGCGCGTTCGATCCGCTGATCGGCGTCGACGAACGGCGGCAGCGACTGGACGCGGTGATCACCGCGATGGAGAAGCGTCTGCCGCAGATCGCCGAGACCATCACCCGCGAGATGGGCGCGCCCATCCGCATCTCCCAGACCGTGCAGACCCAGGTCCCGCTGGCAGTCGCGCGCGGATTCGCCGATGCCCTGGCGGATTTCGAGTTCTCCGAACGCATCGGCAACTCGCTGGTGGTGCGCGAACCCTACGGCGTGGTCTCGGCCATCACGCCGTGGAACTACCCGCTGTACCAGGTGGTCGCGAAGGTGCTGCCCGCGATCGCGGCCGGGTGCACGGTGGTGCTCAAGCCCAGCAACGAGGCACCCCTGTCGGTGTTCGAGTTCGTCGAGGCCCTCGACGACGCCGGCCTGCCGCCCGGTGTGGTCAACCTGGTGTCCGGACCTGGCAGCGTCATCGGTGAGCGGATGGCCGCGCACCCCGACGTGGACTTCGTGTCGTTCACCGGGTCCACCGAGGTCGGCGCCCGTGTCGGCGAACTGGCCGTCCGCAACGTCAAGAAGGTGGCCCTGGAACTCGGCGGCAAGTCGGCCAACGTGATCCTCGACGGCGCCGATCTGGCCACCGCGGTCAAGGTGGGTGTGGGCAACGCCTTCCTCAACGGCGGGCAGACCTGCATGGCGTGGACCCGCATGCTGGTGCCGCTGTCACGCTACAGCGAGGCGCTGGACCTGGTGGCGGCCGCGGTGGCGAAGTACACCGTGGGTGATCCGTGGGATCCCGCCACCCGGATCGGCCCGTCGGCATCGCAGCGGCAGTTCGAGACCGTGCTGGGCTTCATCGAACGCGCATCGCGCGATGGTGCGCGGCTGGTGGCAGGCGGACCCGAGAAGATCCGCGACACCGGGTATTACGTGGCTCCCACGGTGTTCGCCGATGTGCTGCCCGACTCCGAGCTGGGCCAGGAGGAGGTGTTCGGACCCGTGCTCGCGGTCATTCCGTTCCGCGACAGCGACGAGGCTCTCGAGATCGCCAACGGCACCCCTTATGGGCTGTCCGGAGCGGTGTGGGCGGCCGACGACGACACCGCCATCGCGTTCGCACGGCAGGTGCAGACCGGTCAGCTCGACATCAACGGCGGAAAGTACAACCCGGCAGCACCCTTCGGCGGTTACAAGAAGTCCGGCGTGGGCCGCGAACTCGGCCGGTTCGGGTTCGAGGAGTACCTGCAGACCAAGTCCCTGCAGCTGCCGTGA